A window of the Helianthus annuus cultivar XRQ/B chromosome 4, HanXRQr2.0-SUNRISE, whole genome shotgun sequence genome harbors these coding sequences:
- the LOC110937398 gene encoding cytochrome P450 710A11, which produces MESLVTVFVRLLPYILSFATFLIFIEQINYLKKKRSVPGPNLVLPFFGNAISLVRDPTSFWDLQSTMAKSSGLGFSTNYIIGRFIVFIRSTELSHKVFNNVRPDAFHLVGHPFGKKLFGEHNLIYMMGQEHKDLRRRIAPNFTPKALSTYTELQQHIILKHLKSWVDSPDSGSNPFPLRLLCRDMNLETSQNVFVGPYLSGESRKRFEIDYNFFNVGLMKLPVDLPGFAFRNARLAVSRLVKTLAVCAEDSKTKMKLGEEPTCLVDFWMQDTLREIAVSEDSGEKPSPHTSSTEIGGHLFDFLFASQDASTSSLLWAVTLLDSHPEVLSRVREEVAGIWSPESDKLITAEELRQMRYTEAVAREVIRYRAPATLVPHIAGEDFPLTETYTIPKGTIVFPSVYESSFQGFIEADRFDPDRFMEHRQEDRVYKKNYLAFGAGPHQCVGQRYAINHLVLFIAMFTSLFDFKRERSDGCDEIAYVPTICPRDDCKVVLSLRCRRFPCLS; this is translated from the coding sequence ATGGAGTCTCTCGTCACCGTCTTTGTTCGGCTACTGCCGTACATTCTTTCCTTTGCAACATTTCTCATCTTCATTGAACAAATCAATTACTTAAAAAAGAAACGCTCGGTCCCGGGGCCGAATTTAGTGTTACCCTTTTTCGGCAACGCTATATCACTAGTACGTGACCCGACGTCGTTTTGGGATCTTCAATCCACCATGGCGAAATCCTCCGGGTTAGGATTCTCAACCAACTACATAATCGGCAGATTCATTGTTTTCATTCGGTCAACTGAACTTTCCCACAAAGTCTTCAATAACGTTCGGCCAGACGCTTTCCACCTCGTCGGCCACCCGTTCGGCAAAAAGCTATTCGGCGAGCATAATTTAATTTACATGATGGGTCAAGAGCATAAAGACTTACGACGTCGTATCGCTCCAAATTTCACTCCTAAAGCTCTTTCTACCTACACTGAGCTTCAacaacatatcatcctcaaacactTGAAATCATGGGTCGATTCACCGGATTCCGGGTCCAACCCGTTTCCTCTCCGGTTACTCTGCCGGGATATGAATTTAGAAACGAGTCAGAACGTTTTCGTCGGCCCGTATTTAAGCGGCGAGTCGAGAAAACGATTCGAAATCGATTACAACTTCTTCAACGTCGGGTTGATGAAATTGCCGGTGGATTTACCGGGTTTTGCGTTTCGTAACGCGAGATTAGCGGTTTCACGGCTGGTGAAAACACTCGCTGTGTGTGCAGAAGATAGTAAAACGAAGATGAAGTTAGGTGAAGAGCCTACGTGTCTCGTTGACTTCTGGATGCAAGACACACTTCGCGAAATCGCCGTTTCCGAAGATTCCGGCGAGAAACCATCGCCGCACACCTCCAGCACCGAGATCGGCGGCCACCTGTTTGACTTCCTGTTCGCGTCGCAAGACGCCTCAACTTCGTCACTACTCTGGGCCGTCACGTTGCTCGATTCGCATCCGGAGGTTTTATCTAGGGTTAGAGAAGAAGTCGCCGGAATTTGGTCGCCGGAGAGTGATAAACTAATCACTGCGGAGGAGCTGAGGCAAATGCGGTACACAGAAGCGGTGGCGAGGGAAGTTATCCGGTACAGAGCTCCGGCGACCCTGGTCCCACACATCGCCGGAGAAGATTTTCCGTTAACGGAAACCTACACAATCCCCAAAGGTACAATTGTCTTTCCGTCGGTTTACGAGTCATCATTCCAAGGGTTTATTGAGGCGGACCGGTTCGACCCGGACCGGTTTATGGAACACCGGCAAGAGGACCGGGTTTATAAGAAGAATTACTTGGCGTTTGGAGCGGGGCCCCACCAGTGTGTGGGGCAGAGGTATGCAATTAATCACTTGGTTCTCTTCATCGCGATGTTCACTTCATTGTTTGACTTCAAACGAGAACGATCGGACGGTTGTGATGAGATTGCTTATGTCCCCACCATCTGTCCACGTGACGATTGCAAAGTTGTATTGTCACTTAGATGTAGACGATTTCCATGTCTCTCGTGA